Proteins encoded in a region of the Suncus etruscus isolate mSunEtr1 chromosome 1, mSunEtr1.pri.cur, whole genome shotgun sequence genome:
- the LOC126011552 gene encoding olfactory receptor 2A12-like yields MGGNQSWFPEFILVGFQLSAEIEVLLFFIFLLLYMSNLLANGMILALIWLDLNLHLPMYFFLSHLAIIDMAYASSNLPKFLENLVMHKKTIPYVSCAMEMILYLALASTECMILLVMSYDRYVAICHPLQYTLIMNWRKCKVLAIISWSFGFTMVLGNLIFFLRFNFCGSLHVNNFYCEILAVLKLACGDTWMNRMYVLTGGVFVIIGPLSLMLVSYMHILWAILKIQSKEGRKKAFYTCSSHLCVVGCYFGIAMMFYCVPDDGHHDEQKKILSLFYNLFNPLLNPLVYSVRNAQVKAAFKKVMQKVDHI; encoded by the coding sequence ATGGGAGGTAACCAGTCATGGTTCCCAGAATTCATCCTGGTGGGATTCCAACTCAGTGCAGAAATAGAAGTGCTCCTGTTCTTTATCTTCTTGCTGCTATACATGTCCAACCTGCTGGCAAATGGCATGATATTAGCACTCATTTGGTTAGACCTTAATCTACACTTGCCCATGTATTTCTTCCTATCTCACCTGGCCATCATTGACATGGCCTATGCTTCCAGTAACTTGCCCAAATTTCTGGAGAACTTAGTGATGCATAAAAAAACTATCCCCTATGTGTCATGTGCTATGGAGATGATCTTGTATTTGGCTCTTGCTTCTACAGAGTGCATGATTTTGTTGGTGATGTCTTATGATAGGTATGTGGCAATCTGCCACCCCCTCCAGTACACTCTCATCATGAACTGGAGAAAGTGCAAGGTCCTAGCCATCATTTCCTGGTCATTTGGTTTTACTATGGTCCTAGGaaatctaattttctttcttagattTAATTTCTGTGGGTCTCTACATGTGAACAATTTTTACTGTGAAATCCTAGCTGTCCTGAAATTAGCCTGTGGTGACACATGGATGAATAGAATGTATGTGCTTACTGGTGGTGTGTTCGTCATAATTGGACCTCTTTCTCTAATGCTGGTTTCCTATATGCATATCCTCTGGGCAATCCTGAAGATACAGTCAAAGGAGGGTCGCAAAAAGGCCTTCTATACCTGCTCTTCCCATCTCTGCGTGGTTGGATGCTACTTTGGCATAGCCATGATGTTTTACTGTGTCCCAGATGATGGACACCATGATGAGCAGAAGAAAATCCTTTCGCTGTTTTATAACCTGTTCAATCCATTGTTGAACCCCCTTGTCTACAGTGTGAGGAATGCTCAGGTGAAGGCTGCCTTCAAGAAAGTCATGCAGAAAGT